The following proteins are co-located in the Zonotrichia albicollis isolate bZonAlb1 chromosome 1, bZonAlb1.hap1, whole genome shotgun sequence genome:
- the LOC141729878 gene encoding solute carrier family 22 member 13-like has translation MAEFGDLLKALGEFGLYQKLLILLLSLPLLLNPFQMVGQVFMVVEVPHHCDTSWILAVGPNLTEEEQLNLTLPRGPDGHFEQCSMFSPVDWDLDSILAYGLNHTEKCSSGWVYPSEQPPSLLTEFDLVCDRAVLNDVSQSIYMAGLLIGATVFGMLSDRIGRRPVFLICILLQAVFGLGTAFVPHFYVFMAFRCVVGAAVSGIMIVDVSLATEWVGVSHRTKALLITHIAFAIGQMSVAGLSYGIRHWRLLEIAGSAPMFALFFYIWVLPESPRWLMTKGRIEEAKKVLQKAAATNKRSLPPELLEQLKPEKEVKSGSFLDLFRTKDLLKVTLIMACVWFADSIVYYGLSLSVTDFGLDIYLTQLAFGAVELPARISCIFLLEWFGRKKVQGILLLLAGTICLILTGIPEEQPVVITVLAVIGKFTATAAFSTSYVYAAELFPTILRQTGVGLCSTMARVAGILAPLIIPLAQYHRAIPKAIFGSIPVLVALFCILLPETRGVDLADDTGNQQPLDKEQKTEVSLWDTRDDDRDLEKDVCRCSESKR, from the exons aTGGCTGAGTTTGGAGATCTTTTAAAGGCTCTGGGGGAGTTTGGGCTCTATCAGAAACTGCtgatcctgctcctctccctcccactCCTTCTCAACCCTTTCCAAATGGTTGGCCAAGTGTTCATGGTGGTGGAAGTGCCTCACCACTGTGACACCAGCTGGATCCTCGCCGTGGGCCCCAACCTGACAGAGGAAGAGCAGCTGAACCTCACCCTGCCCCGGGGCCCCGACGGGCACTTTGAGCAGTGCTCCATGTTCTCCCCGGTGGACTGGGACCTGGATTCCATCCTGGCCTATGGGCTGAACCACACTGAGAAGTGCAGCAGTGGCTGGGTGTACCCCTCCGAGCAGCCACCGTCCCTGCTGACCGAG TTTGACCTGGTGTGTGACAGGGCAGTCCTGAATGATGTCTCCCAGTCCATCTACATGGCTGGCCTTCTCATTGGAGCCACGGTCTTTGGGATGCTGAGTGACAG GATAGGCAGGCGGCCAGTCTTTCTCATCTGCATCCTCCTGCAGGCCGTCTTTGGCCTGGGAACTGCATTTGTGCCCCATTTCTATGTGTTCATGGCCTTCAGGTGTGTCgtgggagctgctgtgtctggaATTATGATTGTAGACGTGTCCCTGG cTACAGAATGGGTTGGTGTCTCCCACCGGACAAAGGCACTGCTCATCACTCACATTGCTTTTGCCATCGGGCAGATGTCAGTGGCTGGTTTGAGTTATGGAATTCGCCACTggaggctgctggagattgcaggaTCTGCTCCTATGTTTGCCCTTTTCTTCTATATTTG GGTGCTCCCAGAGTCACCTCGCTGGCTGATGACCAAGGGCAGAATTGAGGAAGCCAAGAAGGTGCTGCAGAAGGCGGCGGCCACCAACAAGCGCAGCCtcccaccagagctcctggagcag TTGAAGCCTGAGAAAGAGGTCAAGTCTGGAAGTTTCCTGGATCTCTTCAGGACAAAGGACCTGCTGAAGGTGACTTTAATCATGGCGTGTGTCTG GTTTGCAGACAGCATTGTCTACTATGGGCTGAGCCTCAGCGTGACAGATTTTGGCCTAGACATCTACCTGACACAGCTGGCCTTTGGGGCAGTGGAGCTTCCAGCTCGAATTTCCtgcattttcctgctggaatggtttgggaggaagaaagtgcagggcattctcctgctgctggctggcacgATATGCCTCATCCTCACTGGCATCCCTGAAG AACAGCCCGTGGTAATCACTGTCCTGGCTGTCATCGGCAAGTTCACAGCCACGGCTGCTTTTTCCACCTCCTATGTCTATGCCGCTGAGCTCTTCCCCACAATCCTCAG GCAGACGGGCGTGGGGCTGTGCTCGACCATGGCGAGGGTGGCCGGGATCCTGGCCCCGCTGATCATTCCCCTGGCCCAGTACCACCGCGCCATCCCCAAAGCCATCTTTGGGAGCATCCCTGTGCTGGTGGCCCTGTTCTGCATCCTGCTGCCCGAGACTCGTGGCGTTGACCTGGCAGATGACACAGGGAACCAACAACCTCTAGATAAG GAGCAGAAAACCGAAGTTTCTCTCTGGGACACCAGAGATGATGACAGAGACTTGGAGAAGGATGTCTGCAGATGCTCAGAGAGCAAGCGATGA
- the LOC141725220 gene encoding solute carrier family 22 member 13-like encodes MAEFGDLLKALGEFGLYQKLLILLLFLPLLLNPFQMVGQVFMVVEVPHHCDTSWILAVGPNLTEEEQLNLTLPRGPDGHFEQCSMFSPVDWDLDSILAYGLNHTEKCSSGWVYPSEQPPSLLTEFDLVCDRAVLNDVSQSIYMAGLLIGATVFGMLSDRIGRRPVFLICILLQAVFGLGTAFVPHFYVFMAFRCVVGAAVSGIMIVVVSLATEWVGVSHRTKALLITHMAYAIGQMSVAGLSYGIRHWRLLEIAGSAPMFALFFYIWVLPESPRWLVTKGRIEEAKKVLQKAAATNKRSLPPELLEQLKPEKEVKSGSFLDLFRTKDLLKVTLIMACVWFADSIVYYGLSLSVTDFGLDIYLTQLAFGTVELPARISCIFLLEWFGRKKVQGILLLLAGTICLILTGIPEGEPSQPVRRAGQCPAHPYPCSEPSSHPGRPTLTPTEQPVVITVLAVIGKFTATGAFSTSYVYAAELFPTILR; translated from the exons aTGGCTGAGTTTGGGGATCTTTTAAAGGCTCTGGGGGAGTTTGGGCTCTATCAGAAACTGCTgatcctgctcctcttcctcccactcCTTCTCAACCCTTTCCAAATGGTTGGCCAAGTGTTCATGGTGGTGGAAGTGCCTCACCACTGTGACACCAGCTGGATCCTCGCCGTGGGCCCCAACCTGACAGAGGAAGAGCAGCTGAACCTCACCCTGCCCCGGGGCCCCGACGGGCACTTTGAGCAGTGCTCCATGTTCTCCCCGGTGGACTGGGACCTGGATTCCATCCTGGCCTATGGGCTGAACCACACTGAGAAGTGCAGCAGTGGCTGGGTGTACCCCTCCGAGCAGCCACCGTCCCTGCTGACCGAG TTTGACCTGGTGTGTGACAGGGCAGTCCTGAATGATGTCTCCCAGTCCATCTACATGGCTGGCCTTCTCATTGGAGCCACGGTCTTTGGGATGCTGAGTGACAG GATAGGCAGGCGGCCAGTCTTTCTCATCTGCATCCTCCTGCAGGCCGTCTTTGGCCTGGGAACTGCATTTGTGCCCCATTTCTATGTGTTCATGGCCTTCAGGTGTGTCGTGGGAGCTGCCGTGTCTGGAATTATGATTGTAGTCGTGTCCCTGG CTACAGAATGGGTTGGTGTCTCCCACCGGACAAAGGCGCTGCTCATCACTCACATGGCTTATGCCATCGGGCAGATGTCAGTGGCTGGTTTGAGTTATGGAATTCGCCACTggaggctgctggagattgcaggaTCTGCTCCTATGTTTGCCCTTTTCTTCTATATTTG GGTGCTCCCAGAGTCACCTCGCTGGCTGGTGACCAAGGGCAGAATCGAGGAAGCCAAGAAGGTGCTGCAGAAGGCGGCGGCCACCAACAAGCGCAGCCtcccaccagagctcctggagcag TTGAAGCCTGAGAAAGAGGTCAAGTCTGGAAGTTTCCTGGATCTCTTCAGGACAAAGGACCTGCTGAAGGTGACTTTAATCATGGCGTGTGTCTG GTTTGCAGACAGCATTGTCTACTATGGGCTGAGCCTCAGCGTGACAGATTTTGGCCTGGACATCTACCTGACACAGCTGGCCTTTGGGACAGTGGAGCTTCCAGCTCGAATTTCCtgcattttcctgctggaatggtttgggaggaagaaagtgcagggcattctcctgctgctggctggcacgATATGCCTCATCCTCACTGGCATCCCTGAAGGTGAACCTTCCCAGCCTGTGAGGCgagctgggcagtgccctgcacaTCCCTACCCTTGCTCAGAGCCATCCTCTCACCCTGGCAGACCCACGCTCActcccacag AACAGCCCGTGGTAATCACTGTCCTGGCTGTCATCGGCAAGTTCACAGCCACGGGTGCTTTTTCCACCTCCTACGTCTATGCCGCTGAGCTCTTCCCCACAATCCTCAGGTGA